Proteins encoded together in one Benincasa hispida cultivar B227 chromosome 1, ASM972705v1, whole genome shotgun sequence window:
- the LOC120085543 gene encoding importin-4, with protein MSQSLELLLIQFLMPDNDARRQAEEQIKRLAKDPQVVPALIQHLRTAKTPNVRQLAAVLLRKKITGHWAKLSPELKQLVKQSLIESITMEHSPPVRRASANVVSIVAKYAVPAGDWPDLLPFLFQCSQSSQEDHREVALILFSSLTETIGNTFLPHFTDLQTLLLKCLQDETSSRVRVAALKAVGSFLEFTNDGPEVAKFREFIPSILNVARQCLANGEEDVAIIAFEIFDELIESPAPLLGESVRSIVQFSLEVCSSQNLESSTRHQAIQIISWLAKYKPNSLKKHKLIVPVLQVMCPLLAESSDGDGDDDLASDRAAAEVIDTMALNLSKHVFPPVLEFASLSSQSANPKFREASVTSLGVISEGCSEHVKGKLEPVLHIVLGALMDPEQMVRGAASFALGQFAEHLQPEIVSLYETVLPCILNALEDNSDEVKEKSYYALAAFCENMGEEILPFLDPLMGKLLSALQTSPRNLQETCMSAIGSVAAAAEQAFLPYAERVLELMKIFMVLTKDEELCSRARATELVGIVAMSVGRTRMEQILPPFIEAAIAGFGLDFSELREYTHGFFSNVAEILDDGFVKYLPHVVPLAFSSCNLDDGSAVDIDESDDENINGFGGVSSDDEAHDEPRVRNISIRTGVLDEKAAATQALGLFALHTKSSYAPYLEETLKILVQHSGYFHEDVRLQAIISLEHILKAAHAVSQSYNDASTRAKEIFDTVMNIYIKTMVEDDDKEAVAQACTSMADIIKDYGYVAVEPYMPRLIDATLVLLREESACQQVESDGEIDEDDTEHDEVLMDAVSDLLPAFAKAMGSYFAPIFAKLFEPLMKFSRASRPPQDRTMVVACLAEVAQDMGAPIAAYVDKVMPLVLKELASSEATNRRNAAFCVGEFCKNGGESTLKYYNDIFRGLYPLFGESESDNAVRDNAAGAVARMIMVHPEAVPLNQVLQVFLKALPLKEDHEESMSVYGCVSTLVLSSNPQILSLVPELVNIFAHVVASPIETSEVKAQVGRAFSHLLSLYGQQMQPLLSNLPPAHANALAAYAPKC; from the exons ATGTCGCAGTCGTTGGAGCTTTTACTCATTCAATTCCTTATGCCCGACAATGATGCCCGGCGGCAAGCGGAAGAGCAGATTAAGCGTTTAGCCAAGGATCCGCAGGTGGTGCCTGCTCTTATTCAGCATCTCCGCACCGCCAAGACTCCCAACGTCCGCCAGTTAGCTGCTGTTTTGCTCCGCAAGAAGATCACCGGTCATTGGGCTAAGCTTTCTCCTGAACTCAAGCAGCTTGTTAAGCAGTCATTGATTGAGAGCATCACTATGGAGCACAG TCCACCTGTGAGAAGAGCAAGTGCGAATGTTGTAAGTATTGTTGCAAAATATGCTGTTCCAGCAGGGGATTGGCCGGACTTGCTGCCTTTTCTGTTCCAATGTAGTCAGAGTTCTCAGGAAGATCATAGAGAA GTGGCTTTGATTCTATTCAGCTCCCTGACAGAAACGATTGGAAATACCTTCCTACCACATTTTACAGATTTGCAAACTCTCCTACTTAAGTGCTTGCAGGACGAGACTAGCAGCCGTGTCAGAGTTGCAGCTTTGAa GGCAGTGGGATCTTTTCTGGAATTTACTAATGATGGACCTGAAGTG GCCAAATTTCGTGAGTTCATTCCCAGCATTCTAAATGTTGCCAGGCAGTGCCTTGCTAACGGCGAGGAGGATGTTGCAATAATAGCTTTTGAGATATTTGATGAACTGATTGAATCTCCTGCTCCGCTTCTTGGGGAATCTGTTAGATCAATTGTTCAATTTTCACTTGAAGTTTGTTCTAGCCAAAATTTGGAATCTAGCACTCGTCATCAG GCAATTCAGATAATCTCGTGGCTGGCAAAGTACAAGCCCAATTCCCTGAAAAAGCATAAATTGATTGTCCCTGTTCTACAAGTTATGTGCCCATTACTTGCAGAGTCATCTGATGGAGATGGAGACGATGATCTTGCTTCTGATCGAGCTGCTGCTGAGGTTATTGATACAATGGCCTTAAATCTATCAAAGCACGTTTTTCCTCCCGTGCTTGAATTTGCTTCTCTTAGCAGTCAAAGTGCAAATCCAAAGTTCCGTGAAGCTTCTGTAACATCTTTAGGGGTCATATCAGAAGGTTGTTCAGAACATGTAAAGGGTAAGTTAGAACCAGTTCTTCATATTGTCCTTGGAGCATTAATGGACCCTGAACAAATGGTAAGAGGGGCTGCATCTTTTGCCCTGGGTCAATTTGCTGAGCATTTACAGCCAGAAATAGTGTCACTCTATGAGACTGTGCTTCCTTGCATTTTAAATGCCCTTGAAGATAATTCTGATGAAGTGAAG GAAAAATCATACTATGCATTGGCTGCATTTTGTGAGAACATGGGTGAGGAAATTCTTCCTTTTCTTGATCCTTTGATGGGTAAACTGCTGTCTGCCCTTCAGACAAGCCCCCGGAATCTGCAGGAAACATGCATG TCCGCAATCGGTTCAGTAGCAGCTGCTGCAGAACAAGCTTTCTTGCCTTATGCTGAGAGAGTGTTGGAGTTGATGAAAATATTTATGGTTCTTACCAAGGATGAGGAGCTTTGTTCCCGAGCAAGAGCAACCGAGTTGGTTGGAATAGTTGCCATGTCTGTTGGGAGAACTCGGATGGAACAGATTCTACCTCCTTTTATTGAGGCGGCAATTGCT GGTTTTGGCTTGGACTTCAGTGAATTGCGTGAGTATACTCATGGATTCTTCAGCAACGTAGCGGAAATTTTGGATGATGGATTTGTGAAG TATCTTCCTCATGTTGTACCCCTTGCATTCTCTTCTTGCAATCTGGATGATGGCTCTGCTGTGGATATAGATGAATCGGATGATGAAAATATAAATGGGTTTGGAGGAGTTTCATCTGATGATGAAGCTCATGATGAGCCCAGAGTTCGAAACATAAGTATCAGGACAGGGGTGCTGGATGAAAAGGCAGCTGCAACACAAGCTCTTGGCTTGTTTGCACTGCACACAAAGAGTTCTTATGCACC CTATTTGGAGGAAACATTAAAGATTTTGGTTCAACATTCAGGATATTTTCATGAAGATGTCCGACTTCAAGCAATCATTTCTTTGGAAC ATATTCTGAAGGCAGCTCATGCAGTCTCCCAAAGTTACAAC GATGCATCGACAAGGGCAAAAGAAATTTTTG ATACTGTGATGAATATTTATATCAAGACCATGGTTGAAGATGATGACAAAGAAGCAGTTGCTCAAGCTTGTACAAGCATGGCTGACATTATCAAGGACTATGGCTATGTTGCAGTGGAACCTT ATATGCCTCGGCTAATTGATGCAACATTAGTTCTGCTTCGTGAGGAATCTGCTTGTCAGCAAGTGGAATCTGATGGTGAAATTGATGAGGATGATACTGAACATGATGAAGTACTTATGGATGCAGTGTCTGATCTGCTTCCTGCATTCGCAAAGGCCATGGGCTCTTATTTTGCACCCATCTTTGCAAAGCTATTTGAACCATTAATGAAATTTTCG AGAGCCTCACGACCTCCTCAAGATCGAACGATGGTGGTCGCCTGTCTTGCCGAAGTAGCTCAGGACATGGGAGCTCCAATTGCTGCTTATGTTGAT AAAGTAATGCCTTTGGTTCTCAAAGAATTGGCGTCATCAGAGGCAACTAATAGAAGGAATGCTGCATTTTGTGTTGGAGAGTTCTGCAAGAATGGGGGCGAGTCTACTTTGAA ATATTATAATGATATTTTTCGGGGACTCTACCCATTATTTGGGGAATCTGAGTCAGACAATGCTGTTAGGGATAATGCAGCTGGTGCAGTCGCAAGAATGATAATGGTGCACCCTGAAGCTGTCCCATTGAATCAG GTCCTCCAAGTTTTTCTGAAAGCTCTACCCTTAAAAGAAGATCACGAGGAGTCCATGTCTGTCTATGGTTGTGTGTCTACTCTTGTTTTGTCATCTAATCCCCAG ATCCTTTCTTTGGTTCCGGAGCTGGTTAATATCTTTGCTCATGTTGTGGCTTCGCCTATCGAAACGTCAGAAGTAAAAGCTCAAGTAGGCAGAGCTTTCTCACATCTACTTTCACTCTATGGCCAACAAATGCAACCTCTTTTGAGCAATCTCCCACCCGCACATGCAAATGCCTTAGCTGCATATGCACCTAAATGCTAA